A single genomic interval of Streptomyces sp. NBC_00663 harbors:
- a CDS encoding YlxR family protein produces the protein MSGRTHARACPERTCVGCRQRAAKTDLLRTVAIKDACVPDPSGTLPGRGAYVHPALVCLDQAVRRRAFMRALRAPGALDVKALRQYVEQTDSC, from the coding sequence GTGTCTGGCCGGACGCACGCCCGCGCATGCCCTGAACGCACCTGTGTGGGGTGCAGGCAGCGAGCGGCCAAGACCGATCTGCTGCGTACCGTGGCGATCAAGGACGCATGCGTCCCCGATCCAAGCGGTACGCTGCCCGGCCGGGGCGCCTATGTGCACCCCGCCCTGGTCTGTCTCGACCAGGCGGTACGCCGCCGGGCGTTCATGCGGGCGCTTCGCGCCCCGGGAGCGCTCGACGTAAAGGCGTTGCGCCAGTACGTCGAGCAGACAGACAGTTGCTGA
- the nusA gene encoding transcription termination factor NusA — translation MDIDMSALRGLVREKEISFDLLVEAIESALLIAYHRTEGSHRHARVRLDRESGHVVVWAKEDPEELEEGQEPREFDDTPSDFGRIAATTAKQVILQRLRDAEDDATLGEYAGREGDIVTGVVQQGRDPKNVLVDIGKMEAMLPVQEQVPGESYQHGMRLRSYVVRVAKGVRGPSVTLSRTHPNLVKKLFALEVPEIADGSVEIAAIAREAGHRTKIAVRSTRSGLNAKGACIGPMGGRVRNVMGELNGEKIDIVDWSDDPAEMVANALSPARVSKVEVVDLAARSARVTVPDYQLSLAIGKEGQNARLAARLTGWRIDIRPDTEQPGE, via the coding sequence GTGGACATCGACATGAGTGCCCTGCGGGGCTTGGTACGGGAGAAGGAGATCTCCTTCGACCTGTTGGTCGAGGCGATCGAGTCGGCCCTCCTCATCGCCTACCACCGCACCGAGGGAAGCCACCGCCACGCGCGCGTGCGCCTCGACCGGGAATCCGGCCATGTGGTCGTGTGGGCGAAGGAAGACCCCGAGGAGCTCGAAGAGGGCCAGGAGCCCCGCGAGTTCGACGACACCCCGTCGGACTTCGGCCGTATCGCCGCCACCACCGCCAAGCAGGTCATCTTGCAGCGGCTGCGCGACGCCGAGGACGACGCGACGCTCGGCGAGTACGCCGGGCGTGAGGGCGACATCGTCACCGGTGTGGTGCAGCAGGGCCGCGACCCGAAGAACGTGCTCGTGGACATCGGCAAGATGGAGGCCATGCTGCCGGTGCAGGAGCAGGTGCCCGGTGAGAGCTACCAGCACGGCATGCGGCTGCGGTCGTACGTCGTCCGGGTGGCGAAGGGCGTGCGCGGTCCGTCCGTCACCCTCTCGCGCACGCATCCCAATCTGGTGAAGAAGCTGTTCGCCCTTGAGGTGCCGGAGATCGCCGACGGTTCGGTGGAGATCGCCGCCATCGCGCGTGAGGCCGGTCACCGTACGAAGATCGCGGTGCGGTCCACCCGTTCCGGACTGAACGCCAAGGGCGCCTGCATCGGCCCCATGGGCGGCCGGGTGCGCAACGTCATGGGCGAGCTGAACGGCGAGAAGATCGACATCGTCGACTGGTCGGACGACCCGGCCGAGATGGTGGCGAACGCGCTCTCCCCGGCCCGTGTCTCCAAGGTGGAGGTCGTGGACCTCGCGGCCCGCTCCGCGCGCGTGACCGTGCCGGACTACCAGCTGTCCCTGGCGATCGGCAAGGAAGGGCAGAACGCCCGCCTCGCGGCCCGTCTGACCGGCTGGCGCATCGACATCCGGCCCGACACCGAGCAGCCCGGGGAATAA
- the rimP gene encoding ribosome maturation factor RimP, protein MSTTQSERLRELLEPLVTSQGLDLEEIEVDSVGRKRVLRVVVDSDQGADLDAIADVSRALSAKLDETDAMGEGEYTLEVGTPGAERLLIEHRHYTRAVGRLVKFQLAEGGELVARILTVDDDGLDVEVPGVKGRKATGRRLGFAEIDKARVQVEFNRKDKKEEEA, encoded by the coding sequence ATGAGCACCACCCAGAGCGAGAGGCTGCGAGAGCTCCTGGAACCGCTCGTCACCTCTCAGGGACTGGATCTCGAAGAGATCGAAGTGGACTCCGTCGGACGAAAGCGTGTACTTCGTGTCGTCGTCGACTCCGACCAGGGCGCCGATCTGGACGCCATCGCCGATGTGAGCCGCGCGCTCTCGGCGAAGCTCGACGAGACGGACGCGATGGGCGAGGGCGAGTACACCCTCGAGGTCGGCACCCCGGGCGCGGAGCGCCTCCTCATCGAGCACCGGCACTACACCCGTGCCGTCGGCCGGCTGGTGAAGTTCCAACTGGCCGAGGGCGGGGAACTGGTGGCCCGGATCCTCACGGTCGACGACGACGGCCTGGACGTCGAGGTGCCCGGAGTGAAGGGCCGCAAGGCCACCGGCCGCAGGCTCGGCTTCGCCGAGATCGACAAGGCGCGCGTCCAGGTCGAGTTCAACCGCAAGGACAAGAAGGAAGAGGAGGCGTAG
- a CDS encoding ferritin-like domain-containing protein has product MSDETKKRALTALQAALAAEHAAVYGYGVVGGRIREGRRTEARSAYDAHRARRDVLVREVRDLGGTPVAAAAGYALPFPVPDSEAAVRLAAELEDRVAGVYSDLVRAAVGERRMLATEALREAAVRAVRWRGESVAFPGLAERAATVTASASATTTAAPTPTA; this is encoded by the coding sequence GTGAGCGACGAGACCAAGAAGCGGGCACTGACCGCGCTCCAGGCGGCCCTGGCGGCCGAGCACGCCGCCGTGTACGGCTACGGCGTCGTCGGCGGCCGGATCCGCGAGGGCCGGCGCACCGAGGCCCGGTCCGCCTACGACGCCCATCGCGCCCGGCGTGACGTGCTGGTGCGGGAGGTGCGGGACCTGGGCGGGACGCCGGTCGCGGCGGCGGCCGGGTACGCGCTGCCGTTCCCGGTGCCGGACTCGGAGGCGGCCGTACGGCTGGCCGCCGAACTGGAGGACCGGGTCGCCGGGGTGTATTCCGACCTTGTGCGGGCAGCCGTGGGCGAGCGGCGCATGCTGGCCACGGAGGCGCTGCGGGAGGCGGCGGTGCGGGCGGTGCGCTGGCGCGGGGAGAGCGTAGCCTTCCCTGGTCTCGCCGAGCGGGCGGCGACGGTCACGGCCTCGGCTTCAGCCACGACCACGGCCGCGCCGACTCCTACGGCGTAA
- a CDS encoding aminoglycoside phosphotransferase family protein, translating into MAFEPPQRLVRALGETAPDGDDWLEKLPEAAQQAVALRELSVERVQVPGGRSSLVVLVRRADGTPAVLKLAPPRFRPEAERTALAHWDGLGAVQLLEPFAGEGVLLLERLHPDVSVRSLPEAKALLEAAGTLRRLWVEPPAGHAFETVAERTGRQAEAMRATASGLAEVGPLVDAALAARAELLASPPEERLLHGTFRQSKVLAGERMPWLAVGPDPVVGECAFDLARLVRDRVEDLIASPSGASITRRRVKRLAESLDVDQERLRRWTLFRAVESGVRARRVGRARDAELLLEFAGWL; encoded by the coding sequence ATGGCTTTCGAACCGCCGCAGCGTCTGGTGAGGGCGCTCGGTGAGACGGCACCTGACGGTGACGACTGGTTGGAGAAGCTGCCCGAGGCGGCTCAACAGGCCGTCGCGCTACGCGAGTTGAGCGTGGAGCGGGTGCAGGTGCCGGGCGGTCGCAGCAGCCTGGTGGTCCTGGTCCGGCGCGCCGACGGCACGCCCGCCGTGCTGAAGCTGGCCCCGCCGCGGTTCCGGCCGGAGGCGGAGCGGACGGCGCTGGCGCACTGGGACGGGCTGGGTGCCGTACAGCTGCTGGAGCCCTTCGCGGGGGAGGGCGTGCTGCTGCTGGAGCGGTTGCATCCCGATGTGTCGGTGCGCTCGTTGCCCGAGGCGAAGGCGTTGCTGGAGGCGGCCGGTACCCTGCGGCGGCTCTGGGTCGAACCGCCTGCCGGGCACGCGTTCGAGACGGTGGCCGAGCGGACGGGGCGGCAGGCGGAGGCGATGCGGGCGACCGCGTCGGGCTTGGCCGAGGTCGGTCCGCTGGTCGACGCGGCTCTTGCCGCTCGTGCGGAGTTGCTGGCCTCGCCGCCTGAGGAGCGGTTGCTGCACGGGACGTTTCGGCAGAGCAAGGTGCTGGCCGGGGAGCGGATGCCGTGGCTGGCGGTGGGACCGGATCCGGTGGTGGGTGAGTGCGCGTTCGATCTCGCGCGGTTGGTGCGGGATCGGGTGGAGGATCTGATCGCCTCGCCGTCGGGGGCTTCGATCACCCGGCGGCGGGTCAAGCGGCTCGCGGAGTCGTTGGATGTGGATCAGGAGCGGTTGCGGAGGTGGACGCTGTTCCGGGCGGTGGAGTCCGGGGTGCGGGCGCGGCGGGTCGGGCGGGCTCGGGATGCTGAGTTGTTGCTGGAATTCGCTGGGTGGCTTTAG
- a CDS encoding ferredoxin, with product MDQHIEVDWTSCKAHGLCAELLPEHITLDEWGYPLVDDKPLPTRTLKRARRAATDCPALALKLRAARRP from the coding sequence ATGGACCAGCACATCGAGGTCGACTGGACGAGTTGCAAGGCGCACGGCCTGTGCGCGGAACTCCTGCCGGAACACATCACCTTGGACGAGTGGGGCTACCCCCTGGTGGACGACAAACCACTCCCCACCCGCACCCTCAAACGGGCCCGCAGAGCAGCCACAGACTGCCCGGCGCTGGCTCTGAAACTAAGGGCTGCCCGGCGTCCCTAG
- a CDS encoding NADH-ubiquinone oxidoreductase-F iron-sulfur binding region domain-containing protein, giving the protein MTATFPDLHMSPRLLAPGGAPADLRTHEDRYGPLPPAAADDLLRLVAASGLTGRGGAAFPVHRKLLSVATAGRRTGRTPVVIANGAEGEPASRKDKTLLRRSPHLVLDGIQVAAAATGAREAHLAVEEGAGDLESALTHRRDPVPVKVVRLPKRFLSGQSSALARYVGGGAALPTYTNRPIREQGVHRAPTLVQNVETLAHLALIARFGADWFRTAGTAAQPGSALCTIHPPGGEPHVAEAPFGTPLHRLLPLNGISAVLLGGYHGTWIPATEAVSRTLDATTMGAGILIGLPADRCGLRETAGILRYLAAQSAGQCGPCRNGLPRISAAFTALATPGPQGTTRTDLARWAGLAEGRGACHHPDGTVRLARSALTTFALELDAHARGFCTEDH; this is encoded by the coding sequence GTGACCGCGACCTTCCCCGACCTCCACATGTCCCCGCGCCTGCTGGCCCCCGGCGGCGCCCCGGCGGACCTGCGGACGCACGAGGACCGCTACGGCCCCCTCCCGCCGGCCGCCGCGGACGACCTCCTCCGTCTGGTCGCCGCATCGGGCCTCACCGGCCGGGGCGGCGCCGCTTTCCCCGTCCACCGCAAGCTCCTCTCGGTCGCCACCGCAGGCCGCCGCACCGGACGTACCCCGGTCGTCATCGCCAACGGCGCCGAGGGCGAACCCGCCAGCCGCAAGGACAAGACCCTGCTGCGCCGGTCGCCCCACCTCGTCCTGGACGGCATCCAGGTGGCCGCCGCGGCGACGGGCGCGCGGGAGGCCCACCTCGCCGTCGAGGAAGGCGCCGGCGACCTCGAATCGGCCCTGACCCACCGCCGCGACCCCGTCCCCGTCAAGGTCGTACGCCTCCCCAAGCGCTTCCTCTCCGGCCAGTCCTCGGCGCTCGCCCGGTACGTCGGCGGGGGCGCCGCGCTCCCGACGTACACGAACCGCCCGATCCGCGAACAGGGCGTCCACCGTGCCCCGACCCTCGTCCAGAACGTGGAGACCCTCGCCCACCTGGCCCTGATCGCCCGCTTCGGCGCCGACTGGTTCCGCACGGCGGGCACCGCGGCCCAGCCCGGCAGCGCGCTCTGCACGATCCACCCCCCGGGAGGCGAACCCCATGTGGCGGAAGCCCCGTTCGGCACCCCCTTGCACCGGCTCCTGCCCTTGAACGGCATCTCAGCGGTGCTGCTCGGCGGCTATCACGGCACCTGGATCCCGGCGACGGAAGCGGTGTCCCGGACGCTGGACGCGACGACCATGGGCGCCGGCATCCTGATCGGACTCCCGGCCGACCGCTGCGGCTTGCGGGAGACGGCCGGAATCCTGCGCTACCTCGCGGCGCAGTCGGCCGGCCAGTGCGGCCCCTGCCGCAACGGCCTGCCCCGCATCTCGGCCGCCTTCACGGCCCTCGCCACCCCGGGCCCCCAGGGCACCACCCGCACCGACCTCGCGCGTTGGGCGGGCCTGGCCGAGGGCCGAGGTGCCTGCCATCACCCCGACGGGACCGTCCGCCTGGCCCGCAGTGCCCTGACGACCTTCGCCCTCGAACTCGACGCCCACGCAAGGGGCTTCTGCACGGAGGACCACTGA
- a CDS encoding ferric reductase-like transmembrane domain-containing protein has protein sequence MTSETLWYANRATGAVCLILFTVVVLLGIAVRLRTRLPGLPRFGTIRLHRTLSLSATAFLALHITTAIVDSYVNITFVDVLVPFVSDYQPLWLGLGTVAFDLMLAVVLTSLLRHRMGHRAWRATHWLAYASWPFALIHGAGIGTDTGTDWMTWLTIVCAATVLAAAGTRIRTREGAHP, from the coding sequence ATGACCTCCGAAACCCTCTGGTACGCCAACCGAGCCACAGGTGCCGTCTGCCTCATCCTCTTCACCGTCGTCGTCCTGCTCGGCATAGCCGTCCGACTACGCACCCGCCTCCCCGGCCTCCCCCGCTTCGGCACCATCCGTCTCCACCGCACCCTCTCCCTCTCGGCCACCGCCTTCCTGGCCCTGCACATCACCACGGCGATCGTCGACAGCTACGTCAACATCACGTTCGTGGACGTCCTGGTCCCCTTCGTCTCCGACTACCAACCGCTGTGGCTGGGCCTGGGCACCGTCGCCTTCGACCTCATGCTGGCGGTCGTCCTCACCAGCCTCCTCCGCCACCGCATGGGCCACCGCGCCTGGCGCGCCACGCACTGGCTGGCGTACGCCTCCTGGCCGTTCGCCCTGATCCACGGCGCAGGAATCGGCACGGACACCGGCACCGACTGGATGACATGGCTGACGATCGTCTGCGCAGCCACGGTCCTGGCCGCCGCAGGCACCCGCATCCGCACTCGTGAAGGAGCCCATCCGTGA
- a CDS encoding FAD:protein FMN transferase, with product MAVSLKHRPTQRTTAAADWRALGTGVRLVVTDPALLDSCNLLLARHLAEVDAACSRFRQDSELAALDTTAGRPVQVSPLLAEALSVALHAAEATDGAVDPTVGSAMDALGYDRDFTLVQEDDRPVRLTVQRTPGWRTVHLDRATGTVTVPPGVRLDLGATAKAWAADRAATLLAEAAGCGVLVALGGDTAVAGEPPAGGWQIRVQDITGPVDETPAHGSYDCVGLHGGGLATSGTSARRWRRGDQNLHHIVDPRTGLPVRTPWRTVSVAAGSCAEANAASTAALVKGAGAERWLTRMALPARLVSQEGLVITTPGWPTNPRGAGNCATSSHRPAAA from the coding sequence ATGGCCGTCTCCCTCAAGCACCGCCCCACGCAACGCACCACGGCCGCCGCCGACTGGCGTGCCCTCGGCACCGGTGTCCGCCTCGTCGTCACCGACCCGGCCCTGCTGGACTCCTGCAACCTGCTCCTCGCCCGCCACCTCGCCGAGGTCGACGCGGCCTGCTCCCGCTTCCGCCAGGACTCGGAACTCGCCGCCCTCGACACCACGGCGGGCCGCCCCGTCCAGGTCAGCCCGCTTCTCGCGGAGGCCCTGTCGGTCGCCCTGCACGCGGCCGAGGCGACCGACGGCGCCGTGGACCCGACGGTCGGCTCGGCGATGGACGCCCTCGGCTACGACCGCGACTTCACCCTCGTCCAGGAGGACGACCGCCCGGTCCGCCTCACCGTCCAGCGCACCCCGGGCTGGCGCACCGTCCACCTCGACCGCGCGACCGGCACGGTCACCGTGCCGCCCGGCGTCCGCCTCGACCTGGGCGCCACGGCCAAGGCGTGGGCCGCCGACCGGGCCGCGACCCTGCTGGCCGAAGCGGCGGGCTGCGGTGTCCTCGTGGCCCTCGGCGGCGACACGGCCGTGGCGGGCGAACCCCCGGCGGGCGGCTGGCAGATCCGCGTCCAGGACATCACGGGCCCGGTCGACGAGACGCCCGCCCACGGCTCGTACGACTGTGTGGGCCTGCACGGCGGCGGCCTCGCCACCTCCGGCACCTCCGCCCGCCGCTGGCGCCGCGGCGACCAGAACCTCCACCACATAGTCGACCCCCGCACCGGCCTCCCGGTCCGCACCCCGTGGCGCACGGTCTCCGTGGCAGCAGGCAGCTGCGCCGAAGCGAACGCGGCGAGCACAGCCGCGTTGGTGAAGGGCGCGGGGGCGGAGCGCTGGCTGACGAGGATGGCCCTACCGGCCCGCCTGGTAAGCCAAGAGGGCCTGGTCATCACAACCCCGGGCTGGCCGACGAACCCAAGGGGCGCGGGGAACTGCGCGACCAGCTCCCACCGGCCGGCAGCCGCATGA